The following proteins come from a genomic window of Methanocella conradii HZ254:
- a CDS encoding glycoside hydrolase family 15 protein, translating to MRPLIYGNGTLLVCVDERGVVRDFYYPYAGMENHGGYVRLGLFDLEDGRFGWLEGWDVGQGYQDASLIGETVYESREFEARVTVKEMVHQEQNFFLRSIEVADTSRRPRRLRLFSSQNYHILENNYANTAVRDGPMMSHYKRDRFILQSSQPAFDQFTTGISQWRGMEGTWKDAEDGVLEGNVVSHGTADSTLGWTLALEPGKSSTVHFWACIGRNFPEAKRIDSWIRERDVEAIYRSNLRFWGSFCMKARSPLLELPASIREAFNRSLLTVACHLDRGGSVIASCDSEIKQQGADYYTYCWPRDAAWVAIALDRAGYGQLSFQILQFFKRIIDKRGYFRHKYTPAGDLGSTWHPLPMVQIDETATPIYAAYVHWLESEDVRELSSLYEPLVKPAADSLVKFLSDGLPGPSYDLWEERKGVYTYSCATVFAGLRGASAMAFALGDDVSAERWGEAARILRENAVSRLYDPSLGRFKRGIGDDTVDASLFAAWYLGLVKDDDPMAEGTMNSIEKELCRPNGGVARYAGDGYQGYMNSWPLCTLWLAQWHIRRGRLDKALGLMEWCVRSSAPTGLMPEQVGDKGEPLSVLPLAWSHSTFILTVVECLEALKKMATSQSL from the coding sequence ATGAGGCCGCTCATATATGGTAACGGCACGCTCCTCGTCTGCGTGGACGAGAGAGGCGTGGTCAGGGATTTCTACTATCCTTACGCCGGCATGGAAAACCATGGGGGGTACGTCCGCCTTGGCCTGTTCGACCTGGAGGATGGAAGGTTCGGCTGGCTTGAGGGGTGGGACGTTGGGCAGGGCTACCAGGACGCCTCGCTCATCGGCGAGACCGTGTACGAGAGCAGGGAGTTCGAGGCCAGGGTAACGGTAAAAGAGATGGTCCACCAAGAGCAAAACTTCTTCCTCCGCTCCATCGAGGTGGCGGATACGTCCAGGAGGCCCAGGCGTCTCAGGCTTTTCTCATCCCAGAATTACCATATTTTAGAGAATAACTATGCGAATACCGCCGTGAGAGACGGCCCCATGATGAGCCACTACAAGCGGGATCGCTTTATACTGCAGAGCTCTCAGCCGGCGTTCGACCAGTTTACAACGGGGATATCCCAGTGGAGGGGCATGGAGGGCACGTGGAAGGATGCCGAGGATGGCGTGCTGGAGGGCAACGTGGTGTCGCACGGCACCGCGGACTCGACCCTGGGGTGGACCCTTGCCCTGGAGCCAGGAAAGTCTTCGACGGTGCATTTCTGGGCGTGCATTGGGCGGAACTTCCCCGAGGCGAAGCGTATAGACTCCTGGATAAGGGAGAGGGACGTCGAGGCGATATACCGCTCGAATCTCAGGTTCTGGGGGTCGTTCTGCATGAAGGCCCGAAGCCCCCTGCTGGAGCTTCCCGCATCTATCAGGGAGGCGTTCAACCGAAGCCTGCTCACCGTTGCCTGCCACCTGGACCGGGGCGGGTCGGTCATAGCCTCGTGCGACTCGGAGATAAAGCAGCAGGGGGCGGACTATTACACGTATTGCTGGCCAAGGGATGCCGCCTGGGTGGCCATCGCCCTCGACAGGGCGGGCTACGGCCAGCTTAGCTTTCAAATCCTACAGTTCTTTAAGAGGATAATAGACAAGAGGGGATATTTCAGGCACAAGTACACTCCGGCCGGCGACCTGGGGAGCACCTGGCACCCGCTCCCGATGGTCCAGATAGACGAGACCGCTACGCCGATATACGCCGCGTACGTCCACTGGCTCGAGAGTGAGGACGTCAGGGAGCTTTCATCGCTGTATGAGCCCCTCGTGAAGCCTGCCGCGGACTCCCTGGTGAAGTTCTTAAGCGACGGCCTCCCCGGGCCAAGCTATGACCTCTGGGAAGAGCGTAAGGGCGTCTACACCTACTCCTGCGCTACGGTCTTCGCGGGCCTCAGGGGCGCCTCTGCCATGGCGTTCGCCCTGGGGGATGACGTGAGCGCTGAAAGGTGGGGCGAGGCGGCACGCATCCTGCGGGAGAATGCCGTTAGCCGCCTGTATGACCCCTCGCTGGGGCGTTTCAAGAGGGGGATTGGCGATGACACGGTAGACGCTTCGCTCTTCGCCGCCTGGTACCTGGGCCTTGTTAAGGACGATGACCCTATGGCTGAGGGCACGATGAATTCTATAGAAAAGGAGCTATGCAGGCCTAACGGGGGCGTGGCCCGCTACGCGGGAGACGGTTATCAGGGGTACATGAATAGCTGGCCGCTGTGCACGCTGTGGCTGGCGCAGTGGCACATACGGCGGGGCCGGCTCGATAAAGCCCTTGGCCTCATGGAGTGGTGTGTCAGGAGCTCCGCGCCCACGGGGCTCATGCCCGAGCAGGTTGGGGATAAAGGTGAACCCCTTTCGGTCCTCCCCCTTGCATGGTCTCATTCGACCTTCATCCTCACGGTGGTCGAATGCCTTGAGGCGCTAAAAAAAATGGCTACGAGCCAAAGCTTATAA
- a CDS encoding ABC transporter permease: protein MANLLAIAKKEFVDLLSNHMVLIVIIAMLINIVGNAYDFYVVSSGWRPGARVMYDSNMGVAACNNVFFGITWFGTIIGIILGCSTISSERAGKALSTLTTKPVYRDTIINGKILGALAFLACVMMLFIAFHTSALLILCGSLLAPFLLDYFSRLLFVFLFSMAFVMAFLSLSMLISLLVSDQAFAMILSTLTVYISYEFTTLVSYNLDRILPGYGLGGMLARFSPYSMLWEGGVQDRFMNTGIGAWEAFMEILPDFTRLLLVVTIVLVLSYIVFVRRDIS from the coding sequence ATGGCCAACCTGCTTGCTATCGCAAAAAAAGAGTTCGTTGATCTGCTGAGTAACCATATGGTGCTTATAGTCATCATAGCCATGCTTATCAACATAGTGGGCAATGCCTATGATTTCTATGTTGTATCAAGCGGGTGGAGGCCTGGGGCACGCGTAATGTACGATTCGAACATGGGGGTAGCCGCTTGCAACAACGTTTTCTTCGGGATAACATGGTTCGGCACGATTATCGGCATTATCCTTGGCTGCTCGACGATATCGTCGGAGCGGGCCGGTAAAGCTTTGAGCACGCTAACCACGAAGCCGGTGTATCGTGACACCATTATTAACGGTAAAATATTAGGTGCCCTGGCATTCCTGGCCTGTGTAATGATGCTATTTATCGCCTTTCACACGTCTGCTTTATTGATCCTTTGCGGTAGCCTTTTGGCGCCCTTCTTGCTCGATTATTTTTCAAGGCTACTCTTCGTATTTCTTTTCAGCATGGCCTTCGTCATGGCCTTCCTCTCGCTATCCATGCTCATATCATTACTCGTCAGCGACCAGGCGTTTGCGATGATCCTTAGCACGCTAACCGTCTATATTTCATATGAATTCACGACCCTCGTGTCGTATAATTTGGACAGGATCCTTCCCGGTTATGGGCTGGGCGGCATGCTTGCCAGGTTTTCGCCTTATAGCATGTTATGGGAGGGCGGCGTACAGGACAGGTTCATGAATACGGGCATTGGGGCATGGGAGGCGTTCATGGAAATTCTGCCAGACTTTACCAGGCTACTATTGGTCGTCACCATAGTGCTCGTGCTTAGCTATATCGTCTTCGTGAGGAGGGATATCTCATGA
- a CDS encoding RCC1 domain-containing protein, with translation MKTWMIQAIIPLIVLLVVIPCAGQAKLTSIWAGGGNVFALNDDGTVWGWGDNYYGEVGVGFFSNTISPNSNVINHGVWTPSKVLIDNVTMISCKGTSYALKNDGTVWAWGYGESGWLGDGGFENRCVPVQVKNLTNVKAIAAGSQNCYALKNDGTVWAWGDNRDGQCGDGTTMGDGTTPISQSSRASPVRYRGLEGVEYFITGCDQGVVAVKNDGTMWAIETNKRVDKITYGTVPDPSAYGFIKICGQKLAGMNADGHYVALKNDGTVWTWGAYVGKKFPYDSSGLDKEVEESPTRVEGLDHVVDVACTHLTNYALKEDGTVWGWGRNNLGELGSNYRTVEPYPVLVFKGPAPDSTPTPMPTSTPTPTPAITQPSATPASTPTPTPAPGFELAAALLAGLAITTLITKLRKTGR, from the coding sequence ATGAAGACCTGGATGATACAGGCAATAATACCATTAATAGTCCTTTTAGTCGTTATTCCGTGCGCTGGACAGGCAAAACTAACCTCCATATGGGCGGGCGGTGGTAATGTGTTCGCGTTGAACGATGATGGCACGGTGTGGGGCTGGGGCGATAATTATTATGGCGAGGTTGGCGTCGGGTTTTTTAGCAATACGATTAGCCCGAATAGCAATGTGATCAACCATGGCGTCTGGACTCCCAGCAAGGTGCTCATCGACAACGTCACGATGATAAGTTGTAAGGGTACTAGTTATGCTTTGAAAAATGACGGCACGGTGTGGGCGTGGGGGTATGGCGAGAGCGGCTGGCTCGGCGATGGGGGGTTTGAGAACCGGTGCGTGCCCGTGCAGGTTAAAAACCTTACAAACGTGAAAGCCATAGCCGCAGGGAGCCAGAATTGCTACGCTTTGAAAAACGATGGCACGGTGTGGGCGTGGGGGGATAACAGAGACGGCCAGTGTGGAGACGGGACCACAATGGGAGACGGCACCACGCCGATAAGCCAGTCTAGCAGGGCTTCTCCTGTAAGGTATAGGGGACTAGAAGGCGTCGAATACTTCATCACGGGATGCGACCAGGGGGTCGTCGCAGTCAAAAACGATGGAACCATGTGGGCCATCGAAACGAACAAACGAGTAGACAAAATCACATACGGGACCGTACCAGACCCCTCAGCATATGGCTTCATAAAAATATGCGGACAAAAATTGGCCGGCATGAACGCGGATGGACACTACGTGGCCTTGAAGAATGATGGAACGGTGTGGACGTGGGGCGCATACGTGGGCAAGAAGTTTCCATATGATAGCTCGGGGCTGGATAAGGAGGTGGAGGAGTCTCCTACCAGGGTTGAGGGCCTAGACCACGTCGTGGACGTGGCCTGCACACACCTGACCAATTATGCTTTAAAGGAGGATGGCACTGTGTGGGGCTGGGGACGCAACAATTTGGGAGAGCTGGGCTCAAACTACAGGACTGTCGAGCCATACCCCGTACTCGTCTTCAAAGGGCCGGCACCGGACAGCACGCCAACGCCCATGCCAACAAGCACGCCAACGCCAACCCCGGCCATAACACAACCATCGGCAACCCCAGCAAGCACGCCCACGCCCACGCCAGCCCCGGGCTTTGAACTCGCCGCCGCGCTCCTGGCCGGACTAGCCATAACAACGCTAATAACAAAGCTAAGAAAAACGGGCCGATAA
- a CDS encoding archaellum operon transcriptional activator EarA family protein — protein MAVEKYDIWRVTHSFKRSGVRERVYHDLCEAYPDGKTVEEIMASTKYDRNMVIGALVGYRDRYRSDDALVALGLVTRIELEYHGRKVTLFKASSDGKDIRSMLKRYEQNKSLRARLKKASRPGKERKLKGLIY, from the coding sequence GTGGCAGTTGAAAAATATGATATTTGGCGTGTTACCCATTCGTTCAAAAGGAGTGGCGTTCGAGAAAGGGTTTATCATGACCTATGCGAGGCGTATCCGGACGGCAAAACAGTGGAGGAGATAATGGCCTCCACGAAGTACGATAGAAATATGGTCATCGGCGCCTTGGTGGGCTACAGGGACAGGTACAGGTCAGATGATGCGCTCGTAGCCCTGGGCCTGGTAACCAGGATAGAGCTGGAATACCATGGTAGAAAAGTCACGCTATTCAAGGCCTCATCGGACGGAAAAGACATAAGGTCAATGCTTAAAAGATACGAGCAAAATAAAAGCTTAAGGGCAAGACTGAAAAAAGCGAGCAGACCAGGCAAAGAAAGGAAATTAAAAGGCTTAATTTACTAG
- a CDS encoding ABC transporter permease, protein MLTIAKKEFTDLLNNRMVLLVLIAFLIYVLSNIYTFYSVLNGWKPGAQPMFHENMGIAADNNVFFTLSFYGTIMGIIIGCSTVSSERIGKALSVLNVKPVYRDAIINGKVLGSLAFLASVILFYIAIFTIGFLLLCGNALAPFLLDYFSRLPFVFLFIMVYTTVFLSISLLISLLVRDQAFAMILSTLAVYISQIMYVDVSYNLGNILPGYGLDRLCISLSHEGTLWLQVQPKFMNTSLGAYDAFLSILPEFIRLLITIVITMALSYIVFVRRDIL, encoded by the coding sequence ATGTTGACTATCGCAAAAAAAGAGTTCACTGATTTACTTAATAACCGTATGGTACTTTTAGTCCTTATTGCTTTTCTCATCTACGTTTTATCTAATATCTATACATTTTATAGTGTGCTAAATGGCTGGAAACCTGGGGCGCAACCCATGTTCCACGAGAACATGGGCATCGCCGCGGATAACAATGTCTTTTTTACGCTGTCCTTTTACGGCACTATCATGGGGATTATTATAGGGTGCTCAACGGTATCGTCTGAGCGTATCGGCAAAGCGTTGAGCGTGCTAAACGTGAAGCCGGTGTACCGTGATGCTATTATTAATGGTAAGGTGCTAGGCTCGCTCGCCTTCTTGGCCAGCGTTATACTATTTTATATAGCTATTTTTACTATTGGGTTCCTACTTCTTTGCGGGAACGCTCTTGCCCCTTTCTTGCTCGACTACTTCTCCAGGCTGCCATTCGTATTTCTTTTCATCATGGTTTACACTACCGTCTTTCTTTCTATATCATTGCTTATTTCGTTACTCGTCCGTGACCAGGCATTCGCCATGATACTTAGCACTTTGGCCGTGTACATATCGCAAATCATGTATGTTGACGTCTCATACAATCTTGGCAATATTTTACCTGGGTATGGGCTTGATCGGCTATGTATCAGCCTGTCGCATGAAGGCACCTTGTGGTTACAGGTGCAGCCCAAGTTTATGAATACGAGCCTTGGGGCGTATGATGCTTTTCTGAGCATTCTCCCGGAGTTTATCAGGCTGCTTATTACCATAGTCATAACCATGGCCTTGAGCTATATCGTTTTTGTGAGGAGGGATATCTTATGA
- a CDS encoding DNA-directed DNA polymerase II small subunit: MDGMDIVKTLASRGFIVEPDALEAIKNSDPGTLDRLLSSIDPSALTISKEDVARLKAPCVKVLSDITNNSTCIGDYDEFVGYFRDRYGRLGDMMRHRISARPIESIKKKGFSRGEKAEVSVIGMVSDVRSTSNGNRLAEIEDMTGSISVLISKDKDIFETPLLLDEVVGVTGTVKDGGLLMASSIIYPDVPNTNVPRRSEEPSAAALISDVHIGSNTFLEDRWLKFIDWLNGDYEDDRSHGLVSRLKYVVVAGDLVDGIGVYPGQEKELSILDIYEQYSKAAEYFDQFPKGLNIIITPGNHDAVRQAEPQPALPEEVRRMFKHPNITFAGNPSAVEIEGVRLLLYHGRSLDDLVSSLPGASYSRPEKAMAELLKRRHLSPIYGGKVMIAPEARDHFVIDPLPDIMHSGHVHTVGVCRYRGVTLVNSGTWQAQTEFQKRMNIQPDPAKIPIVDLHTGDVSIISFGS; this comes from the coding sequence ATGGATGGCATGGATATCGTTAAGACGCTGGCGTCGAGGGGTTTCATTGTGGAGCCAGACGCCCTCGAAGCAATAAAGAACTCGGACCCGGGCACGCTGGACAGGCTGCTATCCTCAATCGACCCGTCCGCGCTCACCATCTCTAAGGAGGACGTGGCGCGCCTTAAGGCGCCTTGTGTAAAGGTGCTCTCCGACATAACGAACAACTCGACGTGCATAGGCGACTACGACGAGTTCGTGGGGTACTTCAGGGATAGGTACGGCAGGCTGGGGGACATGATGCGCCATAGAATAAGCGCCCGGCCCATCGAGAGCATCAAAAAGAAGGGCTTTTCGAGGGGCGAAAAAGCCGAGGTATCGGTCATCGGCATGGTGTCGGACGTGAGGAGCACGTCTAATGGCAACAGGCTGGCCGAAATAGAGGACATGACCGGCTCAATAAGCGTGCTGATATCGAAAGATAAGGATATTTTTGAGACCCCCCTCTTGCTGGATGAGGTTGTCGGGGTCACTGGCACGGTGAAGGATGGCGGGCTCCTCATGGCAAGCTCCATAATATACCCGGACGTCCCCAACACCAACGTGCCCAGGAGGTCGGAGGAGCCGTCGGCCGCCGCCCTTATCTCAGACGTGCACATCGGCAGCAATACGTTCCTCGAGGACAGGTGGCTGAAGTTCATAGACTGGCTGAACGGGGACTACGAGGATGACCGGAGCCACGGCCTGGTATCCAGGCTGAAGTACGTCGTGGTCGCCGGCGACCTGGTGGACGGCATCGGCGTGTACCCCGGCCAGGAGAAGGAGCTCAGCATCCTGGATATATACGAGCAGTACAGTAAGGCGGCTGAGTACTTCGACCAGTTCCCTAAAGGCCTAAATATAATCATCACGCCCGGGAACCACGACGCCGTCCGGCAGGCCGAGCCCCAGCCGGCCCTCCCCGAGGAGGTCAGGCGCATGTTTAAGCACCCTAACATAACCTTTGCGGGCAACCCTTCTGCAGTGGAAATCGAGGGGGTGAGGCTTCTCCTGTATCACGGCCGCTCGCTGGACGACCTCGTCTCAAGCTTGCCTGGCGCCTCCTACTCGAGGCCTGAGAAGGCTATGGCGGAGCTGCTTAAAAGGCGGCACCTGTCGCCCATCTATGGCGGCAAGGTCATGATCGCTCCCGAGGCGAGGGATCATTTCGTCATCGACCCATTGCCAGACATCATGCACAGCGGCCACGTCCACACCGTGGGAGTCTGCCGCTACCGTGGAGTGACTCTCGTTAACTCCGGCACCTGGCAGGCCCAGACCGAGTTCCAGAAGCGGATGAACATCCAGCCTGACCCTGCCAAGATACCCATCGTTGACCTGCACACGGGTGACGTCTCGATTATAAGCTTTGGCTCGTAG
- a CDS encoding ABC transporter permease translates to MRMVYEIARQEFVRVLTYPLIPIVFLIILIIAYLNGAGGARDLRSFEEWTTGDALLQGFGQSYGATSMICTIMAIFLGATSIPYERWSGSLNVLLTKPLYRRDYVIGKFMGLSGFMLLFNTFTLLFIGLLMIMFFRGPQSSLEFIWRLAAYIIIMSLSCSTVIALNMLFGVISKDILVVTSASMTYIFFDWIWHNERILGDLSILTPMTLYGLAIHPFAEPFNPLFNTTVQFYRWFSAALPFLAILFIEMFLFLLVGVYLFSREDNV, encoded by the coding sequence ATGAGGATGGTATATGAGATCGCCAGGCAGGAGTTCGTCAGGGTGCTAACCTATCCGCTCATCCCAATAGTTTTTCTTATCATTTTAATAATCGCATATCTCAACGGTGCGGGTGGCGCTCGCGACCTGAGGTCGTTTGAAGAATGGACGACTGGGGATGCTCTCCTTCAGGGGTTTGGCCAATCATATGGGGCAACGTCTATGATATGTACGATCATGGCAATTTTTCTGGGCGCCACTTCTATTCCTTATGAGAGGTGGAGTGGCTCGCTCAACGTGTTACTGACAAAGCCGTTATACAGGCGGGACTACGTTATAGGCAAGTTCATGGGGCTCTCCGGGTTTATGCTCTTATTCAACACTTTTACCCTGTTGTTCATCGGGTTATTGATGATAATGTTTTTCAGGGGGCCCCAGTCCAGCCTTGAGTTCATATGGAGGCTTGCAGCATACATCATTATCATGTCGCTCTCATGTTCAACTGTCATAGCCCTAAATATGCTCTTCGGCGTGATCTCCAAGGACATACTCGTGGTCACTTCGGCCTCGATGACCTACATCTTCTTCGACTGGATATGGCATAATGAGCGGATTCTAGGCGACCTTTCAATATTGACACCCATGACGCTCTATGGTTTAGCCATTCATCCTTTTGCCGAGCCATTTAACCCATTGTTTAATACCACCGTCCAGTTTTATCGATGGTTCAGTGCAGCACTCCCATTCCTGGCAATATTGTTTATAGAAATGTTCCTCTTCCTTCTTGTAGGGGTATACCTGTTCTCGAGGGAGGATAATGTCTAA
- the ftsY gene encoding signal recognition particle-docking protein FtsY: MFDKLRVKLNEFRKAIDDKLKAAPQPAEKAGILDKAVAITKGEVILTEKDLEGPLWELEMALLESDVALPVAESIIDSVKKGLSGQRKRLLSSTGDLVEDALRDSLLGILSAHTLDFEEYVKAHEKPVTVVFTGVNGTGKTTTIAKLAELLKEKGYGVVIAAGDTFRAGAIEQLEKHADRLGVKLIKHQQGSDPAAVIYDAVAYARSNRKDVVLADTAGRLHTNVNLMEQLKKISRVIKPDLVIFVDEAIAGNDAVERARLFNDAVPISGSILTKADADSKGGAAISIAHITGKPILYLGIGQGYKDLKKFDPEWFVDRLLER, encoded by the coding sequence ATGTTCGATAAGCTCAGGGTAAAGCTCAACGAGTTCAGGAAGGCGATCGACGATAAGCTGAAGGCCGCTCCGCAGCCCGCCGAAAAGGCGGGCATACTCGATAAGGCGGTGGCCATCACGAAGGGCGAGGTCATATTAACCGAGAAGGACCTGGAGGGCCCTCTCTGGGAGCTTGAGATGGCCTTGCTCGAGAGCGACGTGGCGCTTCCGGTCGCCGAGTCTATCATCGATAGTGTGAAGAAGGGCCTTAGTGGCCAGCGCAAGAGGCTTTTAAGCTCTACCGGAGACCTGGTGGAGGACGCCTTGAGGGATTCTCTTTTAGGCATATTGAGCGCCCACACCCTGGACTTCGAGGAGTATGTTAAGGCTCATGAGAAGCCCGTGACCGTGGTCTTTACCGGGGTAAACGGGACGGGCAAGACCACCACCATAGCCAAGCTTGCGGAGCTTTTAAAGGAGAAGGGCTATGGCGTGGTCATAGCAGCAGGAGACACTTTTAGGGCTGGTGCCATCGAGCAGCTCGAAAAGCACGCGGACCGGCTTGGCGTCAAGCTGATAAAGCACCAGCAGGGCTCCGACCCTGCTGCCGTGATATACGACGCCGTCGCCTATGCGAGGTCGAACAGGAAGGACGTGGTGCTCGCGGACACCGCGGGCAGGCTGCACACCAACGTAAACCTCATGGAGCAGCTCAAGAAGATTAGCAGGGTCATCAAGCCCGACCTGGTGATTTTCGTGGACGAGGCGATAGCAGGGAACGATGCGGTCGAGCGGGCCAGATTGTTTAACGACGCCGTCCCCATAAGCGGCTCCATCCTGACCAAGGCGGACGCCGACTCCAAGGGCGGGGCGGCCATATCCATAGCCCACATCACCGGCAAGCCCATATTGTACTTAGGCATCGGACAGGGGTACAAGGACCTCAAGAAGTTTGACCCTGAGTGGTTCGTGGATAGGCTGCTGGAGCGCTAG
- a CDS encoding RCC1 domain-containing protein yields the protein MSKGNVVAWITHALILLIILPVVFTCAGHARLASITAGVNNAFAINDNGAVWGWGRNYYGQIGNGAFSEKCGPGSVLIDNVTMITTNGGASYALKSDGTVWAWGYGESGWLGDGGFEDQCVPVQVKNLTNVKAIAAGSQNCYALKNDGTVWAWGDNRDGQCGDGTTMGDGTIGVSQYGRASPVRYRGLEGVEYFITGCDQGVVADKNDGTMWALETNKRVDKITYGTVTDPSAYGFIKICGINWTQEQAHYVALKGDGTVWTWGAYVGRRGAFDKSGLDKAVEESPTRVEGLDHVVDVAAAHLTNYALKEDGTVWGWGRNDAGELGSGYRTVEPYPVLVFKGPTPTGTPTPTPTSTPTPTPAITQPSATPASTPTPAPGFELAAALLAGLAITTLITKLRKTGR from the coding sequence ATGTCTAAGGGTAATGTAGTAGCCTGGATAACACATGCATTAATACTATTAATAATACTGCCGGTAGTCTTTACCTGTGCAGGACATGCGAGGCTGGCCTCTATCACGGCGGGAGTTAATAATGCATTTGCGATAAACGACAATGGAGCCGTGTGGGGCTGGGGCAGGAATTATTATGGCCAGATTGGCAACGGTGCCTTTAGCGAAAAGTGCGGGCCCGGCAGCGTGCTCATCGACAACGTCACGATGATAACAACAAATGGTGGTGCTAGTTATGCTTTGAAAAGCGATGGCACGGTGTGGGCGTGGGGGTATGGCGAGAGCGGGTGGCTCGGCGATGGGGGGTTTGAAGACCAGTGCGTGCCCGTACAGGTGAAAAACCTTACAAACGTGAAGGCCATAGCCGCAGGGAGCCAGAATTGCTACGCTTTGAAAAACGACGGCACGGTGTGGGCGTGGGGGGATAACAGAGACGGCCAGTGTGGAGACGGCACAACAATGGGAGACGGCACCATAGGGGTAAGCCAGTATGGCAGGGCTTCTCCTGTAAGGTATAGGGGACTAGAAGGCGTCGAATACTTCATCACGGGATGCGACCAGGGAGTCGTCGCAGACAAAAACGATGGAACCATGTGGGCCCTCGAAACTAACAAACGAGTAGACAAAATCACATACGGGACCGTAACAGACCCCTCAGCATATGGCTTCATAAAAATATGCGGAATAAACTGGACTCAAGAACAAGCACATTATGTGGCCTTGAAGGGTGATGGAACGGTGTGGACGTGGGGCGCATACGTGGGCAGGAGGGGAGCGTTCGATAAGTCAGGGCTGGATAAAGCTGTAGAGGAGTCTCCTACCAGGGTTGAGGGCCTAGACCACGTCGTGGACGTCGCCGCCGCCCATTTGACCAATTATGCTTTAAAGGAGGATGGCACGGTGTGGGGATGGGGCCGCAACGATGCTGGAGAGTTGGGCTCAGGCTATAGGACTGTCGAGCCATACCCCGTACTGGTCTTCAAAGGGCCAACCCCAACCGGCACGCCAACGCCCACGCCAACAAGCACGCCAACGCCAACCCCGGCCATAACACAACCATCGGCAACCCCAGCAAGCACGCCCACGCCAGCCCCGGGCTTTGAACTCGCCGCCGCGCTCTTGGCCGGACTAGCCATAACAACGCTAATAACAAAGCTAAGAAAAACGGGCCGATAA
- a CDS encoding ABC transporter permease, protein MRPFAGAVCAIARQEFVRVLTYPLIPVVAFIVFLIALLDGAGYASGLEGVGISNGPDVLIFGFTRSWESTAMICSIVAVFLGATSILYERWNSSLNVLLTKPLYRRDYYMGKFLGLSGFMLLFNAFTILLVGLMMVVFYMEPQSGSEFALRVSSYIFITTLSCSLVLALSMFFGVLSKNILLVTSLSVIYTFFDWIWHPERIMGGLSEFTPQQLYFRLIGPKGITDPAALFNTLVPFDRWLNAAVPLLIFVLLEMLALLLIGMCLFSREDSV, encoded by the coding sequence ATGAGACCTTTCGCTGGGGCTGTGTGCGCGATTGCGAGGCAGGAGTTTGTCAGGGTATTAACGTATCCTCTTATACCTGTTGTAGCCTTTATCGTGTTCCTGATCGCCCTTCTCGATGGCGCTGGATACGCATCCGGCCTTGAGGGCGTGGGCATTTCTAATGGGCCGGACGTGCTCATTTTTGGATTCACCAGGTCATGGGAATCGACGGCGATGATCTGCTCTATAGTGGCCGTCTTCCTGGGGGCTACGTCTATACTTTACGAGAGATGGAATAGCTCGCTCAACGTGTTACTGACAAAGCCTTTATACCGTCGAGACTATTACATGGGGAAGTTCTTGGGACTCTCGGGGTTCATGCTCTTATTCAACGCTTTTACCATACTACTCGTCGGGCTTATGATGGTCGTGTTCTACATGGAGCCGCAATCCGGGTCGGAGTTCGCCTTGAGGGTCTCCTCATATATCTTTATCACGACCTTATCCTGTTCTCTGGTCTTAGCGTTGAGCATGTTCTTCGGCGTGTTATCGAAGAACATCCTCCTCGTAACCTCCCTATCGGTTATTTACACGTTTTTTGACTGGATATGGCATCCTGAAAGGATTATGGGCGGCCTATCGGAATTCACTCCCCAACAACTTTATTTTAGGCTCATAGGCCCCAAGGGTATAACCGATCCTGCGGCGTTGTTCAACACGCTCGTCCCTTTTGACCGCTGGCTTAACGCCGCCGTCCCGCTCCTTATCTTCGTGCTCTTAGAAATGCTCGCGCTTCTCCTCATAGGGATGTGCCTCTTCTCAAGGGAGGACAGTGTTTAG